The following coding sequences are from one Halomonas sp. HAL1 window:
- a CDS encoding AbgT family transporter has product MNKTKYDEKNLQRGFFTRFLDSVEWLGNLLPHPVTLFAMLCVLVVIASGIAAALGVSVADPRPANEGEWIAVNSLLNAEGLRRLITEVVTNFTSFAPLGTVLVAMLGVGVAEHSGLLSASMRALVLNRSPRIVTYAVVFAGIMSNTASELGYVVLIPLAAMIFHSLGRHPLAGLAAAFCGVSGGYSANLLIGTVDPLLSGITQEAARLLDPAYSVGAEANWFFMFVSTFFVTIIGGLVTEYIVEPKLGKFDSAYAEDNIDQQRMEGLSDTEKRALKGTGLTMLAITALLVAMVVPEGGILRNPETGLVSGSPFLRGIVVIVAAAFIMLGFIYGRLAGTMHNDRDVVNAMAKSMSSLGLYIVLVFFAAQFVALFNWSNFGTVIAVAGASLLESLGLSGPGLFALFIIMCAIVNLSLGSASAQWAVTAPIFVPMLMLMGYAPEVIQAAYRIGDSVTNLITPMMSYFGLIMAIAARYRKDLGIGTLIALMLPYTLFMLIGWSLLFFIWVFVFGLPVGPGSATYYTL; this is encoded by the coding sequence ATGAATAAAACCAAATATGATGAAAAAAACCTGCAGCGTGGTTTTTTCACTCGTTTTCTGGATAGTGTTGAGTGGCTAGGCAACCTGCTTCCGCATCCCGTGACGTTATTTGCGATGCTGTGCGTATTGGTCGTTATTGCCAGCGGGATTGCAGCAGCACTGGGGGTTTCTGTAGCCGACCCGCGGCCCGCTAATGAGGGTGAATGGATTGCTGTTAACTCACTGCTTAATGCTGAAGGTCTGCGGCGGTTAATAACCGAGGTGGTGACCAACTTTACTAGCTTTGCTCCGCTTGGCACCGTGCTGGTAGCGATGTTGGGTGTAGGCGTTGCTGAACACTCGGGACTGCTTTCTGCCAGCATGCGGGCGCTAGTACTGAATCGTTCACCGCGCATCGTTACCTATGCGGTGGTATTTGCGGGCATCATGTCGAACACCGCCTCTGAGCTGGGCTATGTAGTTCTTATTCCGTTAGCAGCCATGATTTTCCATTCACTAGGCCGCCATCCGCTAGCAGGTTTGGCAGCAGCGTTCTGCGGTGTCTCCGGTGGTTATAGCGCCAACCTGCTTATCGGCACGGTAGATCCGCTGCTCTCTGGGATCACCCAAGAAGCCGCCCGCCTGCTCGATCCTGCCTACAGCGTTGGTGCCGAAGCTAACTGGTTCTTCATGTTTGTGAGCACTTTCTTTGTCACCATTATTGGCGGTCTGGTGACTGAGTACATTGTGGAACCCAAACTGGGCAAATTTGATTCAGCCTATGCTGAAGATAATATTGATCAGCAGCGTATGGAGGGCCTGTCCGATACCGAGAAGCGGGCTCTAAAAGGTACTGGGCTGACGATGCTGGCAATCACCGCCCTGCTCGTTGCGATGGTGGTTCCGGAAGGTGGTATTTTACGCAATCCTGAAACAGGCTTAGTCAGCGGCTCGCCGTTCTTGCGCGGCATTGTGGTCATTGTGGCGGCCGCTTTTATTATGCTTGGTTTTATCTACGGTCGACTTGCGGGCACCATGCACAATGACCGCGACGTGGTAAATGCCATGGCTAAAAGCATGAGTAGCCTGGGCTTATATATCGTACTGGTATTTTTCGCCGCTCAATTCGTAGCACTGTTTAACTGGAGTAACTTCGGCACCGTCATCGCCGTAGCGGGGGCCAGCTTACTAGAGTCCCTTGGGTTAAGCGGGCCTGGCTTGTTCGCACTCTTTATTATTATGTGCGCCATCGTCAATCTTTCGCTGGGTAGTGCCTCTGCCCAGTGGGCAGTTACAGCGCCTATTTTTGTTCCCATGCTGATGCTAATGGGCTACGCCCCTGAAGTGATTCAAGCGGCCTACCGTATTGGCGACTCGGTGACTAACTTGATTACCCCCATGATGAGCTACTTTGGCCTGATCATGGCCATTGCTGCTCGTTACCGAAAAGACCTTGGGATTGGCACGCTGATAGCCCTTATGCTGCCCTATACGCTATTTATGCTGATCGGCTGGAGTCTGCTGTTCTTCATTTGGGTGTTTGTGTTTGGCCTTCCTGTAGGTCCTGGCTCTGCTACTTACTACACGCTGTAA
- the rpoD gene encoding RNA polymerase sigma factor RpoD — MAGNAQQQSRLKELIARGKEQGYLTYAEVNDHLPEDIADPDQVEDIIGMINDMGISVAEEAPDEDTLMMSDQSTDESAAEEAVAALAAVESDVGRTTDPVRMYMREMGTVELLTREGEIEIAKRIEEGTREVMSSLAYLPGAVASILDAYDATQDEEAPGRLSDLFSGFIDPDEGIPGVAEAEVPEPEPESELEEDVEGEGDEEDEDSTASEGGPDPEEARARFEQIREQNALVEAAFAKHGRGSAELKAEQARLAVLFSPIKLVPKHFERLVGQVRISVEQVRAQEKAVMQLCVKKAKVPRKTFIKSFPGNESRKTWLDDFQAAQSKYADRLEPLRADIARAQRKIAFEEDMVQLSVADLKEVNRKLSIGEAKARRAKKEMVEANLRLVISIAKKYTNRGLQFLDLIQEGNIGLMKAVDKFEYRRGYKFSTYATWWIRQAITRSIADQARTIRIPVHMIETINKLNRVSRQMLQEMGREPTPEELGERLEMPEDKVRKVLKIAKEPISMETPIGDDDDSHLGDFIEDGTMLLPIDMATGEGLIEATRNVLGGLTAREAKVLRMRFGIDMNTDHTLEEVGKQFDVTRERIRQIEAKALRKLRHPSRSEPLRSFLDE; from the coding sequence ATGGCTGGAAATGCGCAGCAGCAGTCACGTCTGAAGGAGTTGATCGCACGCGGCAAGGAACAGGGCTACCTGACCTATGCCGAGGTCAACGACCATCTACCCGAGGATATCGCCGACCCGGATCAAGTGGAAGACATCATTGGCATGATCAACGACATGGGTATTAGTGTCGCTGAAGAAGCGCCAGATGAAGACACTTTGATGATGTCGGATCAATCCACGGACGAGTCCGCTGCGGAAGAGGCCGTAGCGGCCCTTGCCGCCGTGGAAAGCGATGTAGGCCGCACCACTGACCCCGTCCGCATGTACATGCGTGAAATGGGCACGGTTGAACTTTTGACCCGTGAAGGCGAAATTGAAATCGCCAAGCGGATCGAAGAGGGCACCCGTGAAGTGATGTCGTCTCTGGCCTATTTGCCGGGTGCCGTCGCGTCTATTTTGGACGCTTACGACGCTACCCAGGATGAAGAAGCGCCGGGGCGTCTTTCGGATCTATTTTCTGGTTTCATCGACCCGGATGAAGGTATTCCTGGTGTCGCTGAAGCAGAGGTACCTGAACCAGAGCCCGAGTCCGAGCTAGAAGAGGACGTTGAAGGCGAAGGGGATGAGGAGGACGAAGACTCTACGGCCAGCGAAGGCGGTCCGGATCCAGAAGAGGCGCGCGCGCGTTTTGAGCAGATTCGCGAGCAGAACGCCCTGGTAGAAGCGGCGTTTGCCAAGCATGGCCGAGGCAGTGCCGAGCTGAAGGCAGAGCAGGCCCGCCTGGCCGTGCTTTTCTCACCCATCAAGCTGGTACCTAAGCACTTTGAGCGCCTCGTCGGCCAGGTGCGTATCAGCGTTGAGCAGGTGCGCGCCCAGGAAAAAGCGGTGATGCAGCTGTGCGTGAAGAAAGCCAAGGTGCCGCGTAAAACGTTTATCAAGTCGTTTCCTGGCAACGAATCGCGTAAAACGTGGCTTGATGATTTCCAGGCAGCGCAGAGCAAGTACGCTGACCGTCTTGAGCCGCTGCGCGCCGATATCGCCCGTGCCCAGCGCAAGATCGCCTTTGAAGAAGACATGGTGCAACTGTCTGTTGCCGATCTTAAAGAGGTGAACCGCAAGCTCTCGATTGGTGAGGCCAAAGCGCGTCGTGCCAAGAAAGAGATGGTTGAGGCTAACTTGCGCTTGGTGATCTCGATTGCCAAGAAGTACACCAACCGTGGTTTGCAGTTCCTGGATCTCATTCAGGAAGGCAACATCGGCTTGATGAAAGCGGTCGATAAGTTCGAGTATCGCCGCGGTTACAAGTTCTCTACCTATGCCACTTGGTGGATTCGTCAAGCAATCACCCGCTCCATCGCGGATCAGGCGCGCACCATTCGTATTCCGGTGCACATGATTGAGACGATCAACAAGCTCAATCGCGTATCACGCCAAATGCTGCAGGAAATGGGCCGTGAGCCGACGCCGGAAGAACTCGGCGAGCGCTTGGAAATGCCGGAAGATAAAGTACGCAAGGTACTCAAAATCGCCAAAGAGCCGATCTCCATGGAGACGCCGATTGGTGACGATGATGATTCACACCTGGGCGACTTTATTGAAGACGGCACCATGCTGCTGCCGATCGATATGGCCACCGGTGAAGGCCTTATCGAAGCGACACGTAACGTGTTAGGCGGCTTGACCGCTCGCGAAGCGAAAGTGCTGCGTATGCGCTTTGGTATTGATATGAATACCGACCATACGCTGGAAGAGGTGGGCAAGCAGTTTGACGTGACGCGTGAGCGAATCCGTCAGATTGAAGCCAAAGCGCTGCGTAAGCTGCGCCACCCCAGCCGCTCTGAACCGCTGCGTTCGTTCCTCGACGAGTGA
- the dnaG gene encoding DNA primase: MAGQIPQRFIDDLLGRVDVVEVVGERVQLKKAGRNYSGLCPFHQEKTPSFTVSADKQFYHCFGCGANGNALRFLMEYDKLPFPEAVEQLAGRLGIEVPREGADDPRAQQREKKRKEGVNLLELAASFYRERLKMQEGQSAQRYLTGRGLSDEVIKTYGIGYAPSGWEALKQHLSERGIGEPVQVEYGLLIHREDTGRTYDRFRDRVMFPIRDLRGRTIAFGGRVMGDDQPKYLNSPETPVFHKGRELYGLYEARQASSKLEQLVMVEGYMDVVALAQFGIHNAVATLGTATTEDHLTRLFRLVSRVVFCFDGDRAGRQAASRALETALPQMIDGREARFLFLPEGDDPDTLVRREGTQAFQDRVTCAMPLSEFLFEQAAQGRDLNTVEGRERFASQVLEALNKVPDGMLKSLLLESLAQRSGLAQEQLKVLLEKRIQAAQRHPAQGDPEQGEIGSSSESTSAVKLASTQSSRSRSQVLSPVGRIVQLLLHEPNLVSALPDHLEWLPEDDDTPLCQELIALLKAGRYRSPQVVLAHFQGSQQGQALAAFAKRELLIPKADREAELNGWVEHLQHVQRQRSPQEEYAALLAQERAGQKLDKEQRQRLASLVMELAQRQ, from the coding sequence ATGGCAGGCCAAATTCCACAGCGTTTTATTGATGACTTGTTAGGCCGCGTTGATGTGGTCGAGGTGGTCGGTGAGCGTGTGCAGCTTAAAAAAGCCGGCCGTAACTACTCCGGGCTATGTCCCTTTCATCAAGAGAAGACACCGTCGTTCACCGTCAGCGCGGATAAGCAGTTTTATCACTGCTTTGGCTGCGGCGCTAATGGGAATGCACTACGCTTCTTGATGGAGTACGACAAGCTGCCGTTTCCCGAAGCGGTAGAGCAGTTGGCCGGGCGCTTGGGTATTGAGGTGCCTCGCGAAGGTGCTGACGACCCACGTGCTCAGCAGCGCGAAAAGAAGCGCAAAGAGGGCGTTAACCTGCTTGAACTCGCCGCCAGTTTTTATCGTGAGCGATTGAAGATGCAGGAAGGGCAGTCCGCCCAGCGTTATTTAACGGGGCGTGGGCTCTCGGATGAGGTGATCAAGACCTATGGTATTGGTTATGCCCCGAGTGGTTGGGAGGCGCTGAAGCAGCATCTCAGTGAGCGTGGTATTGGTGAGCCGGTTCAGGTGGAGTATGGCCTGCTGATTCATCGTGAAGATACCGGGCGTACCTATGACCGCTTTCGGGATCGGGTCATGTTTCCGATTCGTGATTTGCGTGGGCGTACGATTGCGTTCGGCGGGCGGGTAATGGGTGATGATCAGCCCAAATACCTCAACTCGCCGGAAACACCCGTGTTCCACAAAGGCCGTGAGCTTTACGGCCTATATGAAGCGCGCCAAGCCTCTAGCAAGCTTGAGCAGCTTGTGATGGTCGAAGGCTATATGGATGTGGTGGCGCTGGCCCAATTCGGTATTCATAACGCCGTGGCGACGCTGGGTACCGCCACCACGGAAGACCATTTAACCCGCCTGTTTCGACTGGTGAGTCGTGTGGTGTTCTGTTTTGACGGCGACCGTGCGGGAAGGCAGGCGGCTAGCCGGGCGTTGGAAACCGCGTTGCCGCAAATGATTGATGGCCGTGAAGCGCGCTTTCTATTTCTACCGGAAGGTGATGACCCGGATACCCTGGTGCGCCGTGAAGGCACCCAGGCGTTTCAGGATCGCGTCACCTGTGCCATGCCGCTGTCGGAGTTTCTGTTCGAGCAAGCGGCCCAAGGGCGCGACCTGAATACAGTGGAAGGGCGCGAACGATTTGCCAGCCAGGTGCTGGAAGCATTGAACAAAGTGCCCGATGGCATGCTCAAATCACTACTGCTTGAATCATTGGCGCAGCGTAGCGGGTTGGCGCAGGAGCAGTTGAAGGTATTGCTCGAAAAACGTATCCAAGCGGCACAGCGCCATCCTGCGCAAGGGGATCCAGAGCAGGGTGAAATAGGCTCGTCTTCAGAGAGCACCAGCGCGGTCAAATTGGCGTCTACTCAGTCATCGCGTTCCCGCTCTCAGGTGCTTTCTCCTGTCGGACGTATTGTGCAGCTTCTGCTACATGAGCCTAATTTGGTTTCAGCGCTGCCTGATCATTTGGAGTGGTTGCCAGAAGATGACGATACGCCGCTATGCCAAGAGTTGATTGCACTGCTCAAAGCAGGGCGTTACCGCAGTCCGCAGGTGGTGTTGGCGCATTTTCAGGGCAGTCAGCAGGGGCAAGCTTTGGCAGCCTTCGCTAAGCGCGAATTGTTGATTCCAAAGGCAGATAGGGAAGCAGAGCTGAATGGCTGGGTGGAACATCTGCAGCATGTTCAGCGTCAGCGTTCTCCACAAGAGGAGTACGCAGCGTTGCTGGCGCAGGAGCGCGCCGGGCAAAAGCTAGATAAGGAGCAGCGCCAGCGTTTGGCAAGCTTGGTAATGGAGCTTGCGCAGCGCCAATAA
- the rpsU gene encoding 30S ribosomal protein S21 has translation MPSVKVRDNEPFDVALRRFKRSCEKAGVLSEVRRREHYEKPTAERKRKAAAAVKRHAKKVQREQKRFERLY, from the coding sequence ATGCCTTCTGTAAAAGTACGTGATAACGAGCCGTTTGACGTCGCCCTGCGTCGCTTCAAGCGTTCTTGCGAAAAAGCCGGTGTTCTTTCTGAAGTACGCCGCCGCGAGCACTATGAGAAGCCGACTGCTGAGCGTAAACGCAAAGCGGCAGCTGCCGTAAAACGCCACGCGAAGAAAGTCCAGCGTGAGCAAAAGCGTTTCGAACGGCTCTATTGA
- the tsaD gene encoding tRNA (adenosine(37)-N6)-threonylcarbamoyltransferase complex transferase subunit TsaD, producing the protein MRVLGIETSCDETGVALYDTSLTGGKGLLADALYSQIAMHAEFGGVVPELASRDHTRKLLPLIEQVLRDAKLTRHDLDGITYTAGPGLVGALMVGASTAHGMARALNIPVLGVHHMEGHLLAPMLEDEPPAFPFVALLVSGGHTQLVEVQGLGRYQLLGESVDDAAGEAFDKAAKMLGLAYPGGPQVAKLAEQGNPKRFRFPRPMTDRPGLDFSFSGLKTHTMTAIRQLEATGELDDQARADVARAFEEAVVDTLVIKCRRALDQTGLKRLVVAGGVSANHRLRERLHAECEKRQARAYYPRGRFCTDNGAMIAYVGAQRLAAGECDTYGIMQATPRWPLEQLTPPAASDS; encoded by the coding sequence ATGCGTGTTCTGGGCATTGAGACATCCTGCGACGAAACGGGCGTTGCGCTTTATGACACTTCGCTGACCGGCGGCAAAGGGCTGCTTGCCGACGCGCTCTACAGTCAAATCGCCATGCACGCCGAATTTGGTGGCGTGGTACCCGAACTCGCTTCTCGCGACCACACCCGCAAACTGCTACCGCTGATTGAGCAGGTGCTTAGGGATGCCAAGCTAACGCGTCACGACCTGGACGGCATTACTTATACCGCTGGCCCGGGCTTAGTCGGTGCATTAATGGTGGGTGCCAGCACCGCCCACGGCATGGCACGAGCGTTAAATATTCCCGTACTGGGTGTGCATCATATGGAAGGCCACTTACTGGCACCGATGCTGGAAGACGAGCCGCCTGCGTTCCCTTTCGTGGCACTGCTGGTATCCGGCGGACATACCCAGTTGGTCGAAGTGCAAGGGCTGGGCCGCTATCAGCTGCTCGGCGAATCAGTGGATGACGCCGCGGGTGAAGCGTTTGATAAAGCTGCCAAAATGCTGGGCTTGGCCTACCCAGGTGGGCCTCAAGTCGCCAAACTGGCTGAACAAGGGAATCCCAAGCGTTTTCGCTTCCCACGCCCGATGACCGACCGACCAGGGCTTGATTTCAGTTTTTCCGGCTTAAAAACCCACACCATGACCGCCATTCGCCAATTGGAGGCAACTGGTGAACTCGACGACCAAGCACGTGCCGACGTAGCCCGCGCCTTTGAAGAAGCCGTGGTTGATACATTGGTCATTAAGTGCCGCAGGGCGCTGGATCAAACCGGTTTGAAACGTTTAGTGGTGGCGGGTGGGGTTAGCGCCAATCATCGCCTGCGTGAACGACTGCACGCTGAGTGTGAAAAACGCCAAGCCCGCGCCTACTACCCACGCGGGCGCTTCTGCACCGACAATGGCGCCATGATTGCCTACGTAGGCGCTCAACGCTTGGCAGCGGGCGAGTGCGATACCTACGGCATAATGCAGGCGACCCCCCGTTGGCCGCTGGAACAACTGACTCCCCCGGCGGCCTCTGACAGCTAG
- the plsY gene encoding glycerol-3-phosphate 1-O-acyltransferase PlsY — MVWIVVGYLSGSWLAALSVCRLAGVGDPRQHGSFNPGFSNVLRLYGPRLAAVTLLLDALKAMPAVLGAKLMNCPVWLQGLVGLAVLLGHSFPLWHHFRGGKAVASAFGVLLILVPNVALLSAAIWALLAWRLKTAAMASLVSALVAPLICAWLAPAYFVVVGGFSLLVLARHGLNIRRLRCGEEPPFRGS; from the coding sequence ATGGTATGGATAGTAGTGGGTTATTTAAGCGGCAGTTGGTTGGCAGCGCTGAGTGTTTGCCGCCTAGCGGGTGTGGGTGACCCACGCCAACATGGTTCGTTTAACCCTGGGTTTTCTAACGTATTGCGCCTTTATGGCCCCCGTTTGGCGGCCGTCACTCTGCTGCTAGATGCCTTAAAAGCCATGCCCGCTGTTTTGGGGGCCAAGCTCATGAACTGCCCAGTATGGTTGCAAGGGCTGGTTGGGCTGGCCGTGTTGCTAGGACACAGTTTTCCCTTATGGCATCACTTTCGTGGCGGAAAGGCAGTCGCCAGTGCGTTTGGTGTACTGCTGATATTGGTGCCCAATGTGGCGCTATTAAGTGCCGCCATTTGGGCGCTACTGGCGTGGCGGCTAAAGACGGCGGCGATGGCATCGCTGGTCAGTGCTTTGGTGGCGCCGCTGATATGCGCTTGGCTAGCGCCTGCGTATTTTGTGGTGGTTGGTGGCTTTAGCCTGCTGGTGCTGGCCCGCCACGGGCTCAATATTCGTCGACTGCGATGCGGTGAAGAGCCGCCATTTCGCGGCTCCTAG
- the folB gene encoding dihydroneopterin aldolase, with protein sequence MDRIFIEALTVDTVIGVYDWERSIQQSLSLDLVLATDIRSAAATDDLRLTLDYAAICQRIQTFADAHQFALVETFAERLAEYLRTEFPISWLRLTVRKPGAVPNAVSVGLEITRGALPEATQEPSA encoded by the coding sequence ATGGATCGCATTTTTATTGAAGCGTTAACCGTCGACACAGTTATCGGTGTCTATGATTGGGAGCGTTCGATTCAGCAATCGCTGAGCTTGGACTTGGTGCTGGCAACCGATATACGTTCAGCGGCAGCGACCGATGATTTACGCCTCACGCTGGATTACGCGGCCATTTGTCAGCGCATCCAGACATTTGCTGATGCTCATCAATTCGCCCTGGTCGAAACTTTCGCCGAACGCCTCGCAGAGTACCTGCGCACAGAATTTCCAATCAGTTGGTTGCGCCTCACCGTGCGTAAACCCGGCGCAGTGCCCAACGCTGTCAGCGTCGGTCTGGAAATTACCCGCGGCGCCTTACCAGAGGCAACGCAGGAGCCCAGCGCATGA
- the folK gene encoding 2-amino-4-hydroxy-6-hydroxymethyldihydropteridine diphosphokinase — protein sequence MKLVTVSLGSNIYPTRHIRYCLDALADTFGSLQISRVFESEPVGFTDSRNFYNLVVAFHSDWSPGELQAWSKQLEIEHGRLPDTAKFSPRALDIDLLTVGSLCGTIDDVTLPRSEITHNAFVLQPLAELLPTERHPLCDTSYASLWKTFELGSQRLWAVDFSWRGRWISQSDELPRLAAARR from the coding sequence ATGAAGCTGGTCACTGTCAGCTTAGGCAGCAATATTTATCCCACCCGGCATATCCGCTACTGCCTTGATGCGCTCGCGGACACCTTTGGCTCGCTGCAAATCTCACGTGTATTTGAAAGCGAGCCAGTGGGTTTTACCGACAGCCGCAATTTCTATAATTTGGTAGTAGCCTTTCACAGTGACTGGTCACCTGGGGAGCTTCAGGCTTGGAGTAAGCAGCTGGAAATAGAACACGGCCGCCTTCCCGACACTGCTAAATTCAGCCCCCGCGCGCTGGATATCGACTTGCTTACCGTGGGCAGCCTCTGCGGCACCATCGATGATGTCACGTTGCCACGCAGCGAAATCACCCATAATGCGTTCGTGCTGCAGCCGCTTGCTGAATTGCTACCCACTGAACGCCACCCCTTGTGTGACACCTCTTACGCTTCGCTATGGAAAACCTTCGAACTAGGCAGCCAACGCCTCTGGGCGGTTGATTTTAGCTGGCGTGGCCGCTGGATCTCTCAGTCAGACGAGCTTCCTCGCTTGGCAGCGGCCCGTCGGTAA
- a CDS encoding polynucleotide adenylyltransferase has product MEKSNTKKWTDPRLAGLQVYRVGGAVRDALLGWPVVDNDWVVVGATPEAMRKRGFKPVGRDFPVFLHPETAEEYALARTERKSGHGYAGFDVHASPDVTLEEDLLRRDLTINAIAQSIEGELTDPFNGQGDIEQRVLRHISMAFSEDPLRVLRTARFLARYASLGFTIADETLTLMRQVSHSGELEHLAAERVWVETEKALGEPSPDVYFTTLERCEALPLWFPELMGSVLLQGLAALDQTPQSSTIAVAHWRYAQLVSPLTTEQRDTLAARLKLPNGVAQLARHTALTHTLLAAPLDGPNVLHWLERLDGWRKPEQVEAQLALVSVLAPEQVERLGSAWLAAREVGPQALMAEGYQGAALGEAIRVRRGQAVAVALE; this is encoded by the coding sequence ATGGAGAAAAGTAACACTAAAAAATGGACTGATCCCCGTTTAGCAGGCCTTCAGGTTTATCGTGTAGGCGGCGCGGTGCGTGACGCTTTGCTAGGTTGGCCGGTTGTCGATAACGATTGGGTCGTGGTGGGCGCCACGCCAGAGGCCATGCGCAAGCGTGGTTTTAAGCCAGTGGGTCGCGACTTTCCGGTTTTCTTGCATCCAGAGACCGCTGAGGAATATGCTCTTGCCCGCACCGAGCGTAAGTCTGGTCACGGCTACGCAGGGTTTGATGTTCACGCCAGCCCCGATGTCACGCTGGAAGAGGATTTGTTACGCCGTGACCTAACCATCAATGCGATTGCCCAGAGCATTGAGGGGGAGTTAACCGACCCGTTTAATGGGCAGGGCGATATTGAACAGCGTGTGCTGCGGCATATCTCAATGGCGTTTAGCGAAGACCCGCTGCGGGTACTGCGTACCGCGCGCTTTTTAGCCCGCTATGCATCGCTGGGATTCACCATTGCTGATGAAACCCTGACATTGATGCGCCAAGTGAGCCACAGCGGTGAACTTGAGCATTTGGCCGCCGAACGGGTGTGGGTGGAAACCGAAAAGGCGCTGGGCGAACCGAGTCCGGACGTTTATTTCACCACCCTGGAGCGCTGCGAGGCGTTGCCTCTCTGGTTTCCCGAACTTATGGGGTCGGTGTTACTGCAAGGTTTAGCTGCGCTGGATCAAACGCCCCAAAGCAGCACGATAGCAGTGGCCCACTGGCGCTACGCGCAGTTGGTGTCACCGCTCACCACTGAACAGCGCGATACTTTAGCAGCACGGTTAAAGTTGCCCAACGGCGTGGCCCAGCTTGCCCGCCATACCGCGCTCACTCATACGCTGCTTGCCGCGCCACTGGATGGCCCGAACGTGCTGCATTGGCTGGAACGATTGGATGGATGGCGCAAGCCCGAGCAGGTCGAGGCGCAGTTGGCATTAGTGAGCGTGCTGGCGCCGGAGCAAGTGGAGCGGCTTGGCAGCGCTTGGCTAGCGGCTCGCGAGGTGGGGCCGCAGGCGTTAATGGCGGAAGGATATCAAGGGGCGGCGCTGGGTGAGGCAATACGCGTGCGGCGCGGGCAAGCCGTGGCGGTAGCACTTGAGTAG
- a CDS encoding symmetrical bis(5'-nucleosyl)-tetraphosphatase, whose protein sequence is MSTYAIGDLHGCHAEFVALLEKLSFNPTQDTLWLVGDLINRGPGSLACLREVRALGSAAKSVLGNHDFHLLVVARGGGKLKKNDTLSDILGAPDREELLDWLQSQPLSVFEHRILMTHAGLLPQWSVPQAEALGREVQAALASETAGEFLTLLFGNQPDIWRDDLEGMDRLRLIVNVFTRMRFIDAQGRLEFAAKEGLDSAPEGFLPWFQYPRADDIQLLFGHWAALEGEAPQAQVPVEALDTGCVWGGRLTALNLTNGERTSVPSQQRGR, encoded by the coding sequence ATGAGCACCTATGCGATCGGCGATTTACATGGTTGTCATGCTGAATTCGTAGCGCTGCTGGAGAAACTCAGTTTTAACCCTACGCAGGATACGCTTTGGCTAGTCGGCGATTTGATTAATCGCGGCCCCGGTTCTTTAGCGTGCTTGCGGGAGGTGCGCGCGCTCGGTAGCGCCGCAAAAAGCGTATTGGGCAATCATGACTTCCATTTGCTGGTCGTGGCCCGTGGCGGAGGTAAGCTTAAAAAAAATGACACCCTGAGCGATATTCTTGGTGCCCCTGACCGGGAGGAACTGCTGGATTGGCTTCAAAGCCAGCCCCTTAGCGTGTTTGAGCACCGAATACTAATGACCCATGCCGGGCTGCTGCCCCAGTGGAGCGTTCCCCAGGCCGAAGCGCTCGGGCGGGAAGTTCAGGCGGCGCTGGCAAGCGAAACAGCGGGTGAATTTTTAACCCTGCTATTTGGCAACCAGCCGGACATCTGGCGCGATGACCTGGAGGGCATGGACCGGCTACGTTTGATTGTGAATGTGTTCACTCGGATGCGCTTTATTGATGCCCAAGGGCGTTTAGAGTTTGCCGCGAAAGAGGGGCTTGATAGTGCCCCAGAAGGTTTTCTACCTTGGTTTCAATACCCGCGTGCCGATGATATTCAACTGCTGTTTGGCCACTGGGCTGCCCTTGAAGGGGAGGCTCCTCAGGCGCAGGTGCCCGTCGAGGCGCTTGATACAGGCTGTGTTTGGGGTGGGCGATTAACCGCGCTAAACCTGACCAATGGCGAGCGCACTAGCGTGCCCAGTCAGCAGCGGGGGAGATAG